The Acidobacteriota bacterium sequence TCGATCGCCCAGTAGTCGTAGGGGCCGAGGCTCGTCTGCCAGTACTGCCCCTGGCGGCCGCCCGGCGGCGCGAGGTTGACCGGCGTGTACTCCATGACCGATCCGGTGAGCCCGGTGCTGTCCGTCCTTCCGGAATCCTGGAGCTCGTCGAGCGAGTGGAGCAGGCTCGCGCGGAAATTGTGCCTCAGGCCCAGGGTGTGGCCGAACTCGTGAGCCGCGATCGCCATGAGGAACTCGTTGACGTACCGGTCCTCCTCCGGCCCGCCCGGGACCATCATCCCGCGCGCTTCGAGGAGCCCGAGCCCGAATCCCGCCTGCCGGTAGGCCTCCGTGCCGAGGCCGCACGCGAGGAGCGGATTGCGGAACAGCGTCCCCGAAGCCGGCGCGAGCGATGCGGCCTCCGGCGCGCCCGACTCGGACGCGCGGAGCTCGGCGATCATCCCCTGCATCGCCGTGACGGGGTTCACGAGCTCGCGGAACTCCCGGCGGCCGAAGCGGGTCATCGACTCGGAGAAGCCGATGTCGGCGTCGTAGATCTGCCCCGTGTAGGGGTTCGCCTGCGACGGCCCGATGGCGAAGGCGGCGTCGGTCGCGACGAACCAGCGGACGCTCGCGTAGCGCGCGTCGGCGCTGTCCCAGTTGGGGTCCTCGGGGGCCTGCTTCACGACGATGGCGTCCTTGAAGCCGATCTTCTCGAAGGCCCTGTTCCAGAGGAGGATGCCGTCGCCGATCGCCTTGCGGTACTTCTGCGGGATCGTGTTGTCGAGGTAGTACGTGATGGGCTCTTTCGGCGCCGACATCGCGGCCGAGGGGTCCGCCTTCTCGAGCATCCACCGCTGGACGTAGTGGACGGCGGGGTTGGCCCCCGCGTCGCTCGAGTAGTCGAGCGCGGTCGTGGAGAAGTGGCCTATCCGATCGTCGGCGATCCTCGGGCGGTAGTCACCGTCCGGGAGCGCCGTCACCGAGTAGTTGTAGTGGAGGATCATGCTCCGCGAGTCGGCGAGGATCCCGAAGACGGTCGACCGCGGGTTCGCGAAGTTCAGCGCCGCCTCGATCTCGACGTTCTTCGGGAAGGCCTTCACCCTCGCGAAGTAAGAGTTCTCCTTGTCGAGCCCGTACGCGCTCTTGAGCACCAGGTCGGTGAACTGGCCGACGCGCTCGACGTCGCGGATGAAGTACGGCGACATCTCCACGAGGTCGCTCTTGCGGTCGGGGTGAGGCTGGCTCTCGAGCTTCGCCGTCCCGAGGAGCGAGTCGGTGAAGGATCGCGCCACCGCCTCCTTCATCGCGGGATCGGAGTCCGCCCGGAACATCACGTTCCTCGCGATGAGCTGCACCCCCTTCCCGACCTTGTGGAACTGGACGAGGTAGTTGTCGAGCATCTGGTTGCCGAGGAACTCCCCCTCGCCGACCCCGTTGAGCCGCGTGACCGAGACCATGAAGTCCCTGTCGTATTGATCGGGCTTGATCTCGAGGTAGGTCTTGTCGTCCTTGCGGTAGACGTTGAAGAGCCCCTCCTGAACGGCGTAGTCCTTGATCACGTCCGCGAAGGGCTTCTCCTTCGCCTCGTCCTTCTTGTCGGGGGGCTTGGCGGCGTCCGCCCCCCCCTTCGTCTCGTCCTGCTTGTCCCTGTCCTTCTTCCGCTCGATCCCGCCCGTCTCCGCCGCGAGCGCCGGATAGGCGTGCGCACCCGCCAGCGAGAGCACCAGTCCTGCCGCGACCGCGGCCCACGTCGTGCGTTTCATCTTCATCCTCCCGAAGACAGACCTGTGTCTATGGCGACCGACAGGGTCCCTAGACGCACGGGAAGGGAGATTGTTGCAACCGGGGATCCGGGGGCCGGACTCTTACCGGGGCTTCTTCTTCGGGACGGTGACGGTGGCGGTGCAGGAAGCGGCGTTGCCGGCCTGATCGGTCCCCTCCCCGGAGAGAGTGTCCGTCACGCCTACCGTCGCCTGGATCGGGATCATCTTGTGCTTCGGCGGCCAGAGAACCGACGGCGTCACGCTGCACGTCACCGACGGCGGCGTCCGGTCGATGTTGATGCCGTTCACCGATACCTGGGCCGCGTTGCCGGCCACGTCCGTGGCGGCGCCCGTCGCCGACTGGCTCTGACCCTCGTTCGTGATCACCGCCGGCGTGTCGCACGAGGCGAGGCCTGACAGCGCGTCGGCGCAGGTGTAAGTCACCGTGACGTCGGTGTTGTTCCAGCCGCTCGCGTTCGGCGGCGGATCCTGCGATGCGGTGATGGCCGGCGGCGTCCTGTCGATGCGCACCGTGACCGTGTTCGGCATCTCGGGGTTCCCGAAGTTGTCCACGGCGAAGAACTTCACCGCCGTCTCCCCCTCCGTCGAGACGATCGGCGAGACGGCGTCCGCTACGACGGCCTGGGCCGGCTCGCTCTGCGCGCCGCTCAGGACGTAGTCGATTTCGCGGATCCCCGATCCGTTCGGATCGTCGGCGGCGGTGAGATTCACGGCCACGTCGCCGCTGTTCCATCCGGCGCCGTTCGGAGCCGGCGAGACGACGCCCACCGACACCGGGTCGTCGTCGTCGGGCGCCTGCGTCGGCTCGCAGTCGTCGCCGAAGCCGTCGCCGTCGAGATCGTCCTGGCCCGGGTTGTAGACGGCGGGGCAGTTGTCGAAGGCGTTCGCGACGCCGTCACCGTCGAAGTCGAGGCCGGAGGCGGAGGCGACGGCATCCTGCGCGGTCATCTCGGGGCCATCCTGCGGCTGGCGCGGCGTCCCGTCGTCGAAGGTGACGGAGCCCCGCATGTCGTATTGGAGCGTCGCCCAGTCGTCGCGGGCGATCAGAGTCTTGAGCTCGCCGGTGATGTTCGGAATCGATCGATCGCTGAAGCTGTTGAATGGGAAACCGTGGTCGTCCTGGAGCGGGTTCGTGGCGGGCTTCGTGTAGTCCAGCTTGAAGGTGTCGCCGGCCGCCGCAGGCGACGGGAGCGACAGGTAGAGCCTGTCCTTGGTTACGGCAACGGAGGTGGGCGTGATGGTGCTCGTCCCGTTCACATGGATGGTGAAGGCGCCGGGGGCGGGGACGGAGTTCGGATTGAGTGAGCCCGAGGCCTGAACCGTGACGTTCTGCGCGTCCACCGAATCGCCTCTGGAGCAGCCCGCATTCGCGTCCCGCCGTGCGACGTCGCCGATGACTCCCGTCTCGTCCGTCCTCCCGTTCGGATCGGCGTTCCAGTCGATGGGATGGTTCAGCAGGAGGTAGGCGTCCCTCCCGTTCAATCCGAAGACGCTGTTTCTGGCGAGAGGTCCGGTGATCCCCGCCGGCTCGCTCAGGTTCGTCTCGTCCAGGGGGGCGAACGGGTCGTTGGCGAAGCCGGCCGCCACCCCTCCCGAGTAGTCGAGAGGGCGCGTCGAGACGACGTCGCGGAACTGAAATGAGTAGTTCATGAGGCTCAGGTAGTTCGGCTTGCAGTTCGTGTCGTCGCTGCCGCCGTGGTGGAGCCCCAGCGTGTGGCCGAACTCGTGCATGAAGGTCGCCGCGTCCACATGACGCTCGGCGCACTTCTCGGCCCTCTCCCCCGAGAAGCAGGCCCCGGCCCCGCCGCCCGAGTAGGCCGCCGCGCCCGATCCGTACGGTCTCCAGTCCGGCCCACCCACCGTCACGATCAGATCGTTGCCCGGCAGCTCCGCGACGCCGCTGCTCCCGTTGTCGGCGCAGCTGCCGCTTGAATCGACCGTATCCGCCTGCTGGTGCGCGAAGATCGCGTACCGGAAGACGCGCGCCTTCGCTTCCAGGATGTTCTTCGTGTTCGCGTCAGCCCGCTCCGCCGCCGTGCCGAAGTCCGACTTCTTGAGGTCGTTGAAGCTCGTCGCGGGACACGTCGCCGCGATGTCCTCGGGGAAGGCGATCCGGTTCGAGTGCGGGAGAGCCTCGTCGACGAGCTTCCTCGGATCGGGGTTTGCCGCGTCGCTCCCGACGAAGTGGAGCCTCACGCCGCGCAGGCCGTCGGGATTCGTGACGGGCGCGAAGGCGAAGGCGTTCTTCACCATGTTGAGCGCGGCGTTCGTCGGCTTTTCGCGGTGGTTGGGGTCCTGCATGTAGTCGACCTCGACGAAGAGGTCCTTGTGCTCCGGGTCGGCGTTGTAAGGCGGCTTGTTCAGCGGCAGATCGATCGTCCCGTCGCCGTCCACGTCGAGGCCTTCGGTCTCCCAGTTGTCGCAGAGGCCGTCCCCGTCGTCGTCGCTGTTTCCGTTCCCGTTCGTGTCGCGGCAGTCGTGCTCCCTCAGCGTCCACTCGAAGTGCTCGTGCCCGAAGTAGGGAGTCTGCTGGTTGTCGGGCGGAAGGCAGTGAGGAGAATTGCCGACGACGCACGCGTCCCCCTGAAAGGTCCAGTCGGAGGCGCCGTGGACGACGAAGGCCCCGTGCTCGATCCGGATCTGGCTGTCCCCGTCCTCGCAGCAGCCGCTCGCCGGCGGCCACCATCCGGTGTCGAGGAAGCCGACGTTGTCCCCCTCGAAGTGCTGCGTCTGCCCGCAGCTCGAGTACTCCTGCGTCTGGTGATAGGGAGTGCTGTCGAAGTAGACGTTTCCGTAGGCGATTGGCGGGTTCTCGCTGTAGTCGATCTGGACGTCCCCGATCGCGAGCTTGCCGGGGGTTCCGTCGGCGACATACGAGCCTGCCTGCCCCTCGATGGAGACGTCGGTGTATCCCATGAGCGGATCCATGAGCATGAAACCGCACCCGAACGTGCTGTCGGTCGTGTCGTGGACGTGCTCCTTGTACTCCGTCACCTCGACCTTCGTGTCGGGGAGGTACTTCACGACGCACGGGTTCGAGCTCGATCCGAGGCGGCAGTCCGACGGCCCGAGCTTCCCGGCGATCCGCGCCTTGACGTGGTAGCTCTTGCGCGTCTCGTGCAGATGCGACCACTCGGTGGTGAAGGGCGGGGTCCCGAACATGCCGCTTCCCGACGCCGTCCTCTCCTGGTACCCGGTGAACTCGAGATCCCACTCCTTCACGTGCTTGAGCTTCTCGATGTCGTCGGGGGTGAGCGCCGGTGCGGGGATGATCTGGATGTGCTGGACGTCCATCCGGGTCGTCCGTGCGGCCGCGAGCGACGTGGCGAGCGACGCTGCGAGGACGGAGAGCGTCGTGAATCGGACGAATCGCATGGTCACCCCTACCCCCGTCGAATCCGGGTCACCCGGGCGGGCGCTCGCCGGCTTCCAGAGACAGGTCGCGCGAAGGGTGGAATGTCAGCGGCGGGGACGGCTCAGGTCAGGTGCTCCCGCTCGAACTTCAGGACGAGATACATGCCGACCCCAGTTCCGATGCCGCTGAGAACGACGGCGGTCATGAGGCCGATGAAGTCGCCGAGCCACCAGCCAACGGCGCCGCCTACCATCCCTCCGACCATGACCAGGATCTTCGGCATGGGAGCGGCTCCTCAGAGCTTCGGCTTCTTCTTCGGGACGGTGACGGTCGCGTGGCACCAAGTGGCGTTGCCGGCAGCGTCCTCCCCCGTCCAGGTCAGACTGTACACGCGCCCCGGTCCATTCGCGATCCTCTCCGCGCGGATCTGGCCGGTCGTCGATGGCGAACCTACCGCGAACCCCGCGATGTCGCCTGGCTTGTCCTTCCTGTTGACGCTGTCCGGCTCGCTGCTCGTCACCGACGTCAGGACGAACCCGCCCGTACCTGAGAGAGCGTCCGTCACGATTACCGTCGCCGTGATCGGGATCATCCTGTGCTTCGGCGGCCACAGGACGGCCGGACTCACGGTGCACGTCACTGAGGGAGGCGTCCTGTCGATGTTGATACCGCTCACCGAAACCTGGGCGACGTTGCCGGCGACGTCGGTGGCGTTTCCCGTCGCCGATTGGCCCTGGCCCTCGGCGCCGACAATGACTGGAGCATCACACGACGCGAGCCCTGAGAGCGCGTCCGCGCAGGTGTAGCTGATCGTCACGTCCGAGTTGTTCCACCCGTTCGCATTCGGAGCTGGGGCTTGCGCGGCCACGATCATCGGAACGCTCTTGTCGAGGCGCACGGTCGCCGTGCGCGGCGGCTCGGGATTCCCGGAGTTGTCCACGGCGAAAAACGTCACCGCCGTCTCCCCTTCCGTCGATATGACCGTTGACGCGGCGTCGCCCGCGATCGACTGCTGCGGCTCGCTCTGCGCGCCGGTCATGACGTGATCGATCTCCCGAACACCCGAGCCGTTGGGATCGTCGGCCGCCTCGAGCGTCACCGTCACGTCGGCGCTGCTCCACCCCGAGGCGTTCGCAGAGGGAGTCGCGGTCACACGGGTGGTCGGCGCGTCGATGTCGGCGATTCCGGTGCCGGCGCAATCATCCCCGAGGCCGTCGCCGTCGCTGTCGAGCTGACCCGGGTTCGGAGTCGAGGGGCAGTTGTCGAAGGCGTTCGGAATCCCGTCGCCGTCGAAGTCGACCAAGGAAGCCGCTGAGACCAGCTCGTCCCTTGTGGGCTCCGCATCGGGGAGGGCCTCTCGCGTCGCGCCGTCGGAAAAGGCCGGCGCCATCGCCATGTCGTATTGCAGCGTCGCCCAGTCGTCGCGCGCGAAGAGCGTCGTGAGCTCCTTGGTGATGTTCGGCGTGGAGAAACCGTGCTCGGCGGTGACCGGGCTGCCCCCGAGCTCCGTCACGGGATGGACCGCCGGAGGGTTGTAGTCGAGCTTCACCGTGTCGGCGATGCCGAGGGGCGACGGCAGCGTCAGATAGACGCGCGTTCCCTGGACCGCGACGGACGTCGGCGCGACCGGCGCCGCGCCGTTTACCGAGATCGCGTACGCCGAGGGGGCGGGGACAAACGTCGAATCGAGCGTCACCTTGTACCCTATCGTGACCAACTGCACGTCCGCCGTGCTCCCGCGATCGCACCCACTCACGACGTCCAGCCGGGCGATGTGCGCCGCCACCCCGGTCTCGTCGGTGCGCCCGTTCGGGTCGCCGTTCCAGTCAATCGGGTAGTTGAGGAGGATGTAGGCCGGCAGGCCGTTCAGGCCGTAGACGCTTTCCCTCGCAGTCGGCCCGACGATGCCGTCGGATTCGTCGAGGCTTCTCTCGTCCAGGGGCGCGAAGGGATCGTTCGCGGAGGTGCCGGCCACGCCACCGGAGTAGTCGAGGAGGCGTGTGGAGAGCATGTTCCGGAACTGGAAGGCGTAGCTCATCACGCTCACGTAGTTCGGCTTGCAGTTGATGTCGTCGCCCCCTCCATGGTGCAGCCCCAGCGTGTGCCCGAACTCGTGCATGAAAGTCGCCGCGTCGGCCTGCCTCCTGGCACAGGCCGCTCCCTGTTCCCCGGCGTAGCAGTCGGAAGGGACGCCGCCGGCGAAAAATGACAGGTCGGAGAAGTCCCAGCCTCCCATCGTCACGATCAGATCGTTGCCCGGCAGCTCCGCGACACCGCTGCTGAGGTTGTCGACGCAAGAGCCGTGCGGATCGACCTCGTCCGCCTGCTGGTGCGCGAAGATCGCGTAGCGGAAAGCCAGCTTCTTCGCCTCGAGGATGTTCGCCGCGTTGTTCGGGTCCCCTCTCTCGGCCGCCGTGCCGAAGTTTGCGCTCTTAAGGCCGTCGAAGCTCGCCGCCGGGCAGGAGGTCGCGATGTCCTCGTCGAACCCGATCCGGATGCTGTGCGGCAGCGCTTCGTCCACCAGCTTCTTCTCATCCGGGTTCGCGGCGTCGCTCCCGACGAAATGCAGCCGGACCCCGCGAAAGCCGTCCGGATTGTCCACCTTCGCCGCCGCGAAGGCGTTCCTCACCATGATCAGCGACGCGTCCGACGGCTTCTCGACGTCGTTGGGGTCGGCGGGGTTCTTCTGCATGTAGTCGATCTCGACGAAGAGGTCCTTGTGCTTGGGGTTCGCGTTGTACGGCGGATTGTTCAGCGGCAGATCGATCGTGCCGTCGCCGTCCACGTCGATGCCGTCCGTCTCCCAGTTGTCGCACAGGCCGTCCCCATCGTCGTCGTCGTTGCCGTTGCCATCGGTGTCCTGGCAGAGATGCTCCCTCAGGACCCACTCGCCATGGTCATGGACCGTGACGGGCACCATCGGCGCGGTGTTGGGATCGAAGCAGGCGCTGCCATTCCCATTGCAGAACTGGCCGCTGTAGTCCCAATCAGCGACGCCGTGGACGACGAAGGCGCCCCGTTCGACGCGGACCTGCGAGTCGCCTCCCTCGCAGCAGCCTTGCGATTCGGGATACCAGCCCCCCCCAACAATCGGCCTGCCGAAGAAGGCGTCGTACTCCCGATGATCGGGGGGAAAGCAGGTGTGGTCCTGATACAGGTAGTGCAGCGTCACGTTGTCGAAGGCCACGCTGCCGTAGGCGATCGGCGGGTTCTGGGTGTAGTCGATCTCGACGTCTCCCACGGCCGAGTGCTCCGGTGTGCCGTCGGGGACGTAGGAGCCCGACCCCATGAAATCGATCGTCGACCCCTCCGAGCGCGATCCCGGATTCCCCGAGCAGTCCAGGGAAAAAGAGAGTTCGCTCGTTTGCTTGTCGTCGTAGCCCCGGACTTCCACTTTCGAGTCGGGCGAGTACTGGACGATGCAGGGATTGAGGGAGCCGATGTGGCAGTCGGACGGACCGAACTGGCCCGCGATCCTCGCCTTCGTATGGGAGGTCCGGGTCAGATCATGTTGGTAGGTCCACGAGGTGGCGAACGGCAGGGGATAGGAGGAGCCGCCGCCGGCGGTCGAGCTCGAGTAGATCTCCGTGTATTCGAGATCCCATGTCTTCACCTGATGCAGCCTGGTGATCTGGGCCTGAGTCAGCGGCGGCGCAGGCTTGGTCTGGACGTTCGACGTGGCCGTCCCCGCTGCGACGGGTGAGAAGGCCGCCGTCAGAATCACGCAGGCGGCAACGAGCGACGAGCCGTTCTTTTCGCTGACCATCGAGATCATCCCCCTGAGGGTCAGGTCGCGCGAGCGCGGGGCTTGTCAGAGGGAATCGCGATTGTGCTCGGTTTTTCGGCTAGGATTCGGCGGATGCGGCTTTTCGCCCGAGCCCCCCGAGCCCTTCTTCTCACCGCGCTGCTCCTGTCCATCGCGGCCGCCGATTCCGAGTCGCAGAAGACCCTCGACCTGATCGACGCCGGCCGCTACGAAGAGGCGCTCGGCGCCGCCCGGGAGCGGCTGGCGGGTGTCGAGGCCGCCTCCGGACCCGACGCCCCCGAGGTGGCCCGCGCGATCGCCCTCGTGCTGAAGGCCGGATACTGGTCCTCTCGACCGAAAGACCCGGAGCTTCTCGCGCTCGCGCGGCGTGCCGTCGCCATCGACGAGAGGGCGTCGGGCCCGGACGGCTCCGCCGCAGCCGACAGCCTCCTGGGCCTTGCCACCATCCTCATCGCGCGCGGCGACATCGACGAGGCGAAGGGGATCTGCGAACGGGCCCTCGTGATCCGGGAGAGGGAGTTCGGCCCGCAGAGTCTCGAGGCCGCGGCGTCTCGCCGCTGGCTCGGCATTGTCTTCGAGGAGATGGGAGATCTGCATCGGGCCGCCGCGGAGCAGGGGCGCGTGCTGACCGTCCAGGAGACGCTCCTCGCCCCCGATGATCGCGAGATTGCGAGCACGCTCAACTCCCTCGCCAGCGTTCAGCGACAGCTCGGCGACTACCCGCACGCCGTCGAAAGCCGTCAGAGGTGTCTGGCGATCCGTGAGAAGGCGTTCGGGCCGGACCACCCCCAGGTCGCGTGGGCCGCCCATAATCTGGCGAACCTCTACGCCGACCTCGGGGAGTTCGCCAAGGCCAGGGAGCTCTACGCGCGCGCGCTGGCGATCCGCGAGAGAACCGAGCCGCCGGATCATCCCGATCTCGGGTACAGCCACAACAGCCTCGGGGTGATGGCGTACAACCTCGGCGACTACGGGGCGGCCCGTGCCGAGTACGAGCGGGCCCTCGGCATCCGCGAGAAATCGCTCGGCGCGGACCACGCCCTCGTCGCTGCGACCCTCAACAACCTGGGGAACCTCCTCGACGAGATGGGAGAGGTCGAGAAGGCCCGGGACGTTCTCTCGCGCGCGCTCCAGATCAAGACGCGGAAGCTTGGACCCGATCACGTCAGCACCGCGATCACCGCCAACAACCTCGGCAACGTTCTCGCGAAACTGGGGGAGTTCGATCGGGCCGAGGCGCTCACGCGCCGGGCGCTCGCGATCCGTGAGAAGACACTCGGCGCGGACCACGCCGACGTCGGGAGATCCCTCGACGATCTCGGATGGATTCGCCACCTCCGCGACGACGACGCCGGCGGGATCCCCTCGCTCACGCGCGCGCTGGATGTCCGGGAGAAGGCGCTCTCAGCCGATCACCCCGACGTCGCCGAGACGCTCGAGCGCCTCGCCATCGTGACGTCGGGGGCGGGGGAACCCGCCGCGGCGCTGCCTCTGGCGGCTCGCGCCCTCGACATCCAGAGAAGGACTCTCGGCGCCGACCATCCCACCGTGGCGGGCACCCTTGCCCTCATCGGAGAGATTGACCTGAAGCTGGGACGGGCCGGCGACGCGCTGGCTTCGGCCCTCGAGTCGGAGTCGATCGGCCGCGAGCACTTCCGCCTCACCGCCCGGCACCTCGCGCAGCGGGAGGCGCTGCGCTACGAGGAGGTGCGCGCCTCGGGGCTCGACGTCGCACTTCAGGCGCTGACCCGAATGGCGGGAGATCCCGCCGTCGCCGCGCGCGCCGGCGCGGTGCTGGACGACGTCATCCGCTCGCGCGCGCTCGTCCTCGACGCGATCGGATCTAGGAGGCGGCTCGCCGCCGAGGCGCGCACCGACGAAGCGTCGCGACGGATCTCGGCGCTTCGGGACGCTGCGACGGCCTTTGCGCGTCTCGCGCGCCGCGAGCCGGATCCGGATCACCCCGATCGCTACCTGACGCAGCTCCGCGAGGCGAGAGAGAGGAAAGAGCGGACCGAACGGGATCTGATCGAGATCAGCGCCGCGGAGCGCGAGTGGTCCGATGCCGGCCGCGTCGGCCTCGCCGACGTCCGCGCCGCACTCCCAGAGGGCGCCGTCCTCCTCTCGTACGTCAGGTACACGTCGCGCGCGCCCTCCGAGGAGCGTTACGTTGCCTTCGTGACGGCCGGCGTGAAGAATTCGACGACCGCCGCGGTCTCCCTCGGTCCCGCGTCGAGAATCGACGGGCTCGTCGCCCGCTGGAAGACGGAGGCCGGCCGCGGCGCGCAGGCGCCGAGCGTGGCGCTTCGCCGGCTGGAGGGCGACTACCGCGACTCGGCGCGCGCGCTGAGGAAGGCGATCTGGGATCCGGTCGCGGCGAACGTGAGAGACGCGACGCTCCTCTTCGTCGTCCTGGACGGCGCCCTCGACGTCGTGAACCTCGCGGCGTTCCCCGCCGAAGATGACCGGTACCTTGTCGAGACGGGGCCGCTCATCGCCTACCTTTCCGCGGAGCGTGATCTCGTCTCCGCCACGCGCCCGCGCGACGCCGGCTCGGGGATCCTCGTCGTCGGGGCCGTGGACTACGGAGTGGCTCCGGCCAGCACGGCCGGCGGGCCATGCTCGCCCTTCCACGCGCTCCGGTTCGGGCCACTCCCGGGCGCGCGCGACGAGGCGGACTCGATTGCACGGATATTCACGAGCCGGGGCGGGATCGTCACACGGCTCTCGGGCGCGGACGCGACGGCGCGGCGTTTCCTCGCCGCCGCCCCGAGCCACGAGATCCTCCACGTCGCGACGCACGGTTTCTTCCTCGACGACACCTGCGATCGGCGCGGTGCGACGGGATCCCGTAACGATCCGATGCTCCTCTCGGGCCTCGCCTTCGCGGGGGCGAACCAGCGGCGCGACGACAAACCGCAGACCGACGACGGCCTCCTGACCGCGGAGGAGATCGCGTCGCTCGACCTCTCGCGCGTCGCGTGGGCCGTGCTCTCGGCGTGCAACACGGGCCTCGGCGAGATCAGGAACGGCGAAGGAGTGCTCGGCCTCCGGCGCGCGTTTCAGATTGCCGGGGCCGGAACCCTCATCATGAGCCTCTGGACCGTCCGCGACGAGGACGCGTCGGAGTGGATGCGCGGGCTCTACGACGCCCGCCTCGCGAAGCTCGACACGGCTCACGCGATCCGGAACGTGTCGATGCGGATGCTCGAAGCGCGCCGGAAGGAGGGACGCAGCACGCACCCTGCCGCGTGGGGCGCCTTCGTCGCGTTCGGCGCGTGGCGCTGACAGTTCAGCGAGCCGGTGCGATGATCTCGAACGGCGATTCGATCAGCCTCTCGCCGCTCCCCTGCCCGATCCGGCCGAGCGAGAGGGTGTAGGTCCCGGGCGGAAGCGTCGAGACGGGCACAAGGAGCGTGAGGAGCCGATCCTGCGACCCGTGACCGTCGCGGATCGCCCCGGCCGTCGTCTCGCTCGACCAGACGACGTGCCCTCCCCGATCGCGGATCTCGAAGAGAAGCGGCTCGGCGTCCGCGGCCGCGCGCGGCGCGACGGGTTCGAGGAGAAGCGTGACGAAGTGCGCCCTCGGGTTCAGCTGAATCGTCGGCGCCGATCCCTGCCCTCCACGAGTGGCGCCGAGATAGAGCGCGAGGACCACCTCGCCGCGATCGGGAACCACTGTCGCCGGAGCCTCGGTTCGCGCTTCAGTGCGCGGCGCCTGTGGCGTTGGCGCCTGCTGACGCGCGCGCGGAAGCTCGACGACGCCGAGATATGCGGGGTAGCCGAGGACGGCGACGGTCAGCGTGGCGGCGATCGCGGCGGGGATGAACGGGTGAAGACGCTTGGTTTGCGCGCGCGCCGCGGCGATCGACGCGCGGCAGGCCGTCACCTCGCCGGCGCACGCGGTGCACGTCGCGAGATGCGCGTGGCTCCCCTCCTTCGTTGCCAGCTCGACGATTGTGTCGACCGACAGATGTTCGGGGGCGCCGCGAAGCACCTCGATGGTCTCGAGCACCTCCCGGCACTCCTCGCACTCTTCGAGGTGCCCTCTCACGCGCGCTCGCACCGCGGGGGTGAGACGCCCGGGGAGGGCGTCGACGAGGATCGCGGCGGCTTCATCGTGCGTCATGGGTCGTCATCCTCTTCAGGATCTCGCGGGCTTCCTTCAGGCACTGCCACATCTTCGTCCGGAGCGCGTGCTCGCTTCTCCCCTGCTCGTTCGCGATCTCGGTGTAGGCCCTGCCTTCGTCCATCACCTTGCGAATCAATTCGGCGCACGGAGCGCCCATCCTCTGAAGGACGCGCCGCCCCAGCCCTTCGCGCTCCTTTCGGAGCAGCGCTTCGTCGGGGCGCGCGCGCCCGTCGGGGTGACCCGCGTCCAGCGGCTCCGTGCTGCGGTGCCTCCTCATCCAGTCCACGCAGCGCCGGCACGCGATCGTCTCGGTCAGCGAGAAGAGCGACTCTCTGAGCTTCAGATCCTTGCCGGCGACGGCCTGCCAGAGCTGGGTCATCACCTCCTGGACGACTTCGATCCGATCGGTCTCGGGAACGTAGTACCCCTTGAACCGGACGATGCGCGCGGCGTGGCTCTGGACCTCGGCGATCAGGTCAGGGTCGGCCCGAAGGAACCGTGCGGTCTGATCCTCAGGCGTTGCCGCGTCCCGGGTTCGATCCCGCCGCGCCATGACGAAAAGGCTACCACAGGGTCGGCGGCAGTCCCGAACGACGCGACGCACTCAAGCCACAGGTCGCGGGAGCGAGGGACTTGTCACTCGCCTCAAAGGACGGCGAATCGCCCAAGCTCAGGAGATCCAGTTGAGTTGATCCCACCGGACGACCCAGACCCCGGCCGACCGGGCGAGATAATACGTGTGGCCCGAGGCGCCGGTCAGACCGGCGTAGTGGCGGCCTCCTGC is a genomic window containing:
- a CDS encoding CHAT domain-containing protein; this translates as MRLFARAPRALLLTALLLSIAAADSESQKTLDLIDAGRYEEALGAARERLAGVEAASGPDAPEVARAIALVLKAGYWSSRPKDPELLALARRAVAIDERASGPDGSAAADSLLGLATILIARGDIDEAKGICERALVIREREFGPQSLEAAASRRWLGIVFEEMGDLHRAAAEQGRVLTVQETLLAPDDREIASTLNSLASVQRQLGDYPHAVESRQRCLAIREKAFGPDHPQVAWAAHNLANLYADLGEFAKARELYARALAIRERTEPPDHPDLGYSHNSLGVMAYNLGDYGAARAEYERALGIREKSLGADHALVAATLNNLGNLLDEMGEVEKARDVLSRALQIKTRKLGPDHVSTAITANNLGNVLAKLGEFDRAEALTRRALAIREKTLGADHADVGRSLDDLGWIRHLRDDDAGGIPSLTRALDVREKALSADHPDVAETLERLAIVTSGAGEPAAALPLAARALDIQRRTLGADHPTVAGTLALIGEIDLKLGRAGDALASALESESIGREHFRLTARHLAQREALRYEEVRASGLDVALQALTRMAGDPAVAARAGAVLDDVIRSRALVLDAIGSRRRLAAEARTDEASRRISALRDAATAFARLARREPDPDHPDRYLTQLREARERKERTERDLIEISAAEREWSDAGRVGLADVRAALPEGAVLLSYVRYTSRAPSEERYVAFVTAGVKNSTTAAVSLGPASRIDGLVARWKTEAGRGAQAPSVALRRLEGDYRDSARALRKAIWDPVAANVRDATLLFVVLDGALDVVNLAAFPAEDDRYLVETGPLIAYLSAERDLVSATRPRDAGSGILVVGAVDYGVAPASTAGGPCSPFHALRFGPLPGARDEADSIARIFTSRGGIVTRLSGADATARRFLAAAPSHEILHVATHGFFLDDTCDRRGATGSRNDPMLLSGLAFAGANQRRDDKPQTDDGLLTAEEIASLDLSRVAWAVLSACNTGLGEIRNGEGVLGLRRAFQIAGAGTLIMSLWTVRDEDASEWMRGLYDARLAKLDTAHAIRNVSMRMLEARRKEGRSTHPAAWGAFVAFGAWR
- a CDS encoding zf-HC2 domain-containing protein, producing the protein MTHDEAAAILVDALPGRLTPAVRARVRGHLEECEECREVLETIEVLRGAPEHLSVDTIVELATKEGSHAHLATCTACAGEVTACRASIAAARAQTKRLHPFIPAAIAATLTVAVLGYPAYLGVVELPRARQQAPTPQAPRTEARTEAPATVVPDRGEVVLALYLGATRGGQGSAPTIQLNPRAHFVTLLLEPVAPRAAADAEPLLFEIRDRGGHVVWSSETTAGAIRDGHGSQDRLLTLLVPVSTLPPGTYTLSLGRIGQGSGERLIESPFEIIAPAR
- a CDS encoding sigma-70 family RNA polymerase sigma factor codes for the protein MARRDRTRDAATPEDQTARFLRADPDLIAEVQSHAARIVRFKGYYVPETDRIEVVQEVMTQLWQAVAGKDLKLRESLFSLTETIACRRCVDWMRRHRSTEPLDAGHPDGRARPDEALLRKEREGLGRRVLQRMGAPCAELIRKVMDEGRAYTEIANEQGRSEHALRTKMWQCLKEAREILKRMTTHDAR